The Perca fluviatilis chromosome 2, GENO_Pfluv_1.0, whole genome shotgun sequence genome includes a region encoding these proteins:
- the smco4 gene encoding single-pass membrane and coiled-coil domain-containing protein 4 isoform X2, whose protein sequence is MRQLKGKPKKETSKDKKERKQAMQEARQQVATIVLPTLAVVVLLIVVFVYVATRPGAIE, encoded by the coding sequence ATGAGGCAGCTCAAAGGCAAACCCAAAAAAGAAACGTCCAAGGACAAGAAGGAACGTAAGCAGGCCATGCAGGAAGCCCGACAGCAGGTGGCCACTATTGTACTGCCTACACTAGCTGTAGTGGTGCTGCTCATCGTTGTCTTTGTCTATGTGGCCACCAGGCCTGGTGCTATAGAGTAG
- the smco4 gene encoding single-pass membrane and coiled-coil domain-containing protein 4 isoform X1 — protein sequence MRFGLWPPVPLVSKKMPGSCEHSKDRVSSRGDIMRQLKGKPKKETSKDKKERKQAMQEARQQVATIVLPTLAVVVLLIVVFVYVATRPGAIE from the exons ATGAGATTTGGTCTTTGGCCACCAGTCCCCCTGGTGTCCAAAAAAAtg CCAGGTTCCTGTGAGCACAGCAAAGACAGAGTCAGCAGTCGTGGAGATATCATGAGGCAGCTCAAAGGCAAACCCAAAAAAGAAACGTCCAAGGACAAGAAGGAACGTAAGCAGGCCATGCAGGAAGCCCGACAGCAGGTGGCCACTATTGTACTGCCTACACTAGCTGTAGTGGTGCTGCTCATCGTTGTCTTTGTCTATGTGGCCACCAGGCCTGGTGCTATAGAGTAG